Part of the Cellulomonas hominis genome, GGAGGTCACGCTCACCGGCGGCTTCTGGGCCGACCGCCAGCGCGTCAACGCCGCCGCGACCATCCCGCACTGCGACCACTGGGAGACCCGGGTCGGCTGGATCGGGAACTTCGAGCGCGCGCTCGACGGCACCCTGGTCGAGCACCGCACCGGGCGGGAGTTCGCGGACTCCGACGTCTACAAGATGATCGAGGCCATGGCGTGGGAGGTCGGGCGCACCGGCGACCCCGCCCTGGAGGCCCGGATCGGCGAGCTCGCCGCGCTGATCGGGCGTGTGCAGGAGCCGGACGGGTACCTCAACACGCAGTTCGGCCGGCCGGGCCAGGCGCCGCGGTACTCCGACTTGGAGTGGGGCCACGAGCTGTACTGCTACGGCCACCTGATCCAGGCCGCCGTGGCGCGGCTGCGCACCGGGCACGACGACGAGCTCGTGGCCGTCGCCCGCCGGGCCGCCGACCACGTGTGCGCGGAGTTCGGGCCGGACGGCCGCGACGGCGTCTGCGGCCACCCGGAGATCGAGGTCGCGCTCGCGGAGCTCGCCCGGGCGACCGGCGAGCGCCGGTACCTGGACCAGGCGGCGCTGTTCGTCGAGCGCCGGGGCCGCGGCACGCTCGCGCCCATCGAGTTCGGGCGGGAGTACTACCAGGACGACGAGCCCGTCCGGTCGGCGACCGTGCTGCGCGGGCACGCGGTCCGAGCGCTGTACCTCGCGGCCGGGGCCCTCGACGTGGCGGTCGAGACCGGGGACGACGAGCTGCTCGAGGCCGTGCGGGCGCAGTACGCCCGGACGCTCGCGAGCCGCACCTACCTGACCGGCGGCATGGGCTCGCACCACCAGGACGAGGCCTTCGGCGACGACTACGAGCTCCCGCCGGACCGGGCCTACTGCGAGACCTGCGCCGGCGTCGCGTCGGTCATGGTGTCCTGGCGGCTGCTGCTCGCGACGGGTGACGCGTCCTGGGGCGACGTCGTCGAGCGCACCCTGTACAACGTGGTGGCGACCTCGCCGCGGGCCGACGGGAAGGCGTTCTTCTACACGAACCCGCTGCAGAAGCGCGTGCCCGGGGAGGCCGCCTCGGACGACGAGGTGAGCGCCCGCGCGCTGTCCCGGCTGCGCGCCCCGTGGTTCGAGGTGTCCTGCTGCCCGACCAACGTCGCCCGCACGCTCGCGGCGCTCGGCGGCTACGTCGCCGCGGTCTCCGACGACACGCTGCACCTGCTGCAGCACGCGTCCGCGCGGATCGCCACCCGGCTGGGCGACGGGCGGGCCGTCGGGGTCGAGGTCGTCACCGGGTACCCGGTGGACGGGGAGGTCGTCGTCCGGGTGACCGAGGCGCCCGAGGGTCCGTGGACGCTCGCGCTGCGGGTGCCGGCGTGGGCGGCGGGGGACGCGCTGGTCGACGGGGCGCCGGCCGAGGTGGTCGACGGGGTCGTGCGCGTGCAGCGGGAGCTCGCCGCCGGCGACGAGGTGCGGCTCGTGCTGCCGGTCGCGCCGCGGGTCACCGTGCCCGACGGGCGGATCGACGCGGTGCGCGGGTGCGTGGCCGTCGAGCGCGGGCCGGTCGTGCTCTGCGCCGAGTCCGTGGACCTGCCCGGCGGTGCGGCCGTCGACACCCTGCGCGTGGACGCCGGGGCGTCGGCCGTCGCGGACGGGGACGGCGCCCGGGTGCGGGCGCGGCTCGTGCCGGCGGACGAGGGCGGGGCTGCGGACGGGGCCGGGGCCGGGGCCGGGTGGCCGTACGGCGCGCCGGGGACCGGGGGCGCGGGGGAGGCCGTCGACGTGCGGCTCGTGCCGTACCACTCCTGGGCCAACCGCGGCCCGAGCACCATGCGGGTCTGGCTGCCCACCGCCTGACCCGCCCCGGACCGGACGCCGTCCCGCACGCTGCCGACGCGCGGGGCGGCGTCCTTGCGCGCCCCGGGCGCCCGCGCCGGCGGCGAGGGGCGGGCGCCCCGGGCGCCCGCGTCGGCGGCGAGGTCGAGGGTTTCGCGCGACACGCCGCGCCGACACGCCGGAGCGATCGTCGAACCCTCGACCTCGCGGGTCAGGCGCCCCGCCGGCCGCCGGGCGTCCGCGCCCGCGCCGGCGGCCGGGCCGGAGCGCATGCGCGGCCCGAGACGCCGAGTGGAGAGTTCCGCACGGACACGCCGGGCGTGTCGGGCAGAACTCTCCACTCACGGGGGCGGGCCGGGGCGTGCAGCCCCGGCCCGCGGGGGTCGCGCGGGGTCAGGCGCGGTCCGGCTCGCGCTCCGCCTCGCCCGCCGGGGCGCCCGGGGCGGGCTCGCTCGGGACCGTGCGGTGCGTCGGGTGCGGGTGGCTGCGCTCGAGCGAGGCGCCCTCCACGTCGACGTCCGGCAGGATCCGGTCGAGCCACTTCGGGATCCACCAGGCCCACGTCCCGGCCAGGTGCATGACGGCCGGGATCAGCAGCATCCGGACGACGAACGCGTCGAGCAGCACCCCGAACGCGAGGCCGAACCCGAGCGGCCGGATGATCGAGGACTCCGCGAAGATGAAGCCCGCGAACACCGAGGTCATGATGATCGCCGCCGCGGTGACCACGACCCGCCCGGCGTGCACGCCACGGCGCACCGCGACCCGCGGGTCGACCCCGTGGGCGTACGCCTCGCGCATGCCGGACACCAGGAAGAGCTGGTAGTCCATCGCGAGCCCGAACAGGATGCCGGTGACGATGATCGGCAGGAAGCTCAGCACGGGTGCGGGGTCGTGCACCCCGAACACCGACCCGAGCCAGCCCCACTGGTAGATCGCCACGACGCCGCCGAACGCCGCGAACAGCGACAGGACGAACCCGAGGGTGGCGGTCACCGGCACGAAGATCGACCGGAACACGATGATGAGGATGATCAGCGACAGCCCCACCACGATCGCCAGGTAGCCCGGCAGGACGTTCGCGAGCTTCTCGGAGACGTCGATCTGCGCGCTCGTGGTGCCGGCGACGCCGAGCCGCACGTCGCCGTCGAGCGGGGAGGAGTCGCGCAGGTCGCGCACGAGCTGCTCGGTGCTCTCGGAGTCCGGGCCCTCGGCGGGCACGACCTGGAACGCGAGGACGGTGCGGGCCTCGTTCGACCCGATGGGGGCGACGGCGACCACGTCGTCGTTCGCGGCGAGCGCCTGGCCGATGCGGACCTGCTCGCCGACCAGCTCGTCCTCGGACACCGCGGACGGCAGGTCCGTGACCACCAGCAGCGGGCCGTTGACGCCGGCGCCGAACTTCTCCGCGGTGATCGTGTACGCCTGGTACTGCGTGGAGTCCTCCGCCTCGGCGGCGCCGCCCGGCAGGCCGAGGCGCATCGACAGGGCGGGGATCGCGACGACGAGCAGCGCGACCAGCCCGACCACGAGGGTCAGCACCGCGCGGGACGTCCGCATCGGGGTGGACGGGACGGGCTCCGGCTCCTCGTGGCCGACCGTCGCGCGCTGCTTCTTGGGCAGCACCTTGAGGCCGATGCGGGACAGCAGCGCCGGGGTCAGCGTGATCGCCATGAGGATGGCGATGAGGATGCACAGCGCGCCGACGGTGCCCATGAGGCCGAGGAACGGGATGCCGGTGACGTTGAGGGCGAGCAGCGCGACGAGCACGGTGGCGCCGGCGAACACGACCGCGTTGCCCGCGGTGCCGTTGGCCAGGCCGATCGACTCCTCCATCTCGACGCCGTCGCGCAGCTGGCGGCGGTGCCGGTTGAGGATGAACAGCGAGTAGTCGATGCCGACCGCGAGGCCGAGCATGATGCCGAGCACCGGGGTGACGGACAGCATCTCGACGGCCCCGGACATGGCGAGCGCGGCGGTCGCGCCGATGCCGACGCCGACCAGGGCGGACAGGATCGGCAGCCCGGCGGCGACGACCGAGCCGAGCATGACCAGCAGGACGATGCCGGCGACGACGACGCCGACGACCTCGCCCGGGCCGAGCACGGACGGGACGGCCTGGGTCAGGTCGCTGGAGAACTCGACGTGCGCGCCGGCGAGGTCGGCGTCCGCGAGGGCGTCCTCGACGGCCTCCTTCGTCTCCGGGGCGACCTCGAACTGGCCGGCGTCGAACGCGATGGTGCCGACGGCGGCGGAGGCGTCCTCGGACACGAGGCGGATCTCGCTGGAGAGGTCGAGCAGGGCGGCGCCGTCCTCGAGCTGCTGGGTCTGGGCGTCGATCTGCGCCTGCCCGTCGGTGATCGTCTGCTGCTGCGCCTCGAGCTCCGCGCGGCCGGCGTCGAGCTGTGCCTGCTGCGCGTCGATCTGCGCCTGGCCGGCCTGGAGCTGCGGCTCGACGGCGGCGAGCACGCCGGCGGCCTCGGCCTGCGCGCGCTGGGCGTCGAGCTGGGCCTGCGCGGCGTCGATCTGCTGCTGCCCGGCGTCGACCTGCGCGGTCGCGGCGTCCAGCTGCTGCTGCCCGGCGTCGAGCTGGGCCTGGGCGTCGGCGATCTGGGTGCGCCCGGACTCGAGCTGCGCGGCCTGCTCGGTGAGCTGCGCGGTGGTGGCGAACGGGTCGGTGACGCCCTTGACGCCGTCGATCTCCGTCAGGTCGGCGAGCGCGGTGCTGATCGCGGCCTGCTGCTCGCTGGTGAACGCCTTGTCCCCGCCGGTGTGGAACACGACCGTGCCGGAGCCGCCGCTCGCCGCGGCGAACTCCTCCTGCAGGTGCTCGGTGACCTTCTCGGTCTCCGTGCCGGGGATGGTGACGGCGGACGTGAGGGTGCCGCCGAACGCGAAGTACGCGCCGACGGACAGGGCCAGCACGAGCGCCCAGGCCGTGACGACGGCCCAGGCGCGGCGGGCCGAGAAGCGCCCGATTCGGTAGAGGAGTCCTGCCATGGTCCCTGTTCTCTCGCTGCGGTGGGTGGGAGTGCGGGGCGTCAGTGCTCCGGCATGTACCCGGCTCGGACGCTGTGGATGAGCCGGTCGACGAGGGCGTCCCATGCCGCGCGGGCGTCGGGCGCGGCGGGGTCGGTGGTCTGGCACCAGTGCATGGCGATGACCGCCACGCCGTGCACCAGGGACGAGACGAGCAGCCGCACGTCCAGCGGCTCGGCCCGGGGGTAGCGGCGGACGAGCTCGGCGGACAGGTGGTCCGCGACCCGCGCGAACGCCTCCTGCGCGAGCATCATCGCGCGGGGGTCCTCGCCCTCCGCGAGCGGCCCGAGCGCCCCGGCCAGGTAGGTGATGGCGTCGGGGAGGTCCGCGCCGCGCAGGGTCTGCGCGAGCTCGTCGAACATCGCGGCGCGGCTGCCGTCGCCGACCGGGGTGCGGCTGGCGGCCTCCTGCACGTCGGCGATCACCTGCCCGAGCCGCTCGGTGCAGACGGTCAGCACGACGTCCTCGAGCGACCCGAAGTGGTTGAAGACGGTGCGGCGCGCGACGTCGGCCCGCTCGGCGAGCTCGTCGACGCCGAACGTCGGGGCGCCCCGCTCGACGAGCAGCGCGTCGGCCGCGTCGAGGATCGCGCGGCGGGAGCGGGCCTTGAGCACCGCGCGCCGGTCGGTCGTGGGTCCGTCGGTCACGCGGAGGACCGTAAGCACC contains:
- a CDS encoding glycoside hydrolase family 127 protein, with protein sequence MTSPVNHRTTTTVVAPVLPSTGALRPLGLEEVTLTGGFWADRQRVNAAATIPHCDHWETRVGWIGNFERALDGTLVEHRTGREFADSDVYKMIEAMAWEVGRTGDPALEARIGELAALIGRVQEPDGYLNTQFGRPGQAPRYSDLEWGHELYCYGHLIQAAVARLRTGHDDELVAVARRAADHVCAEFGPDGRDGVCGHPEIEVALAELARATGERRYLDQAALFVERRGRGTLAPIEFGREYYQDDEPVRSATVLRGHAVRALYLAAGALDVAVETGDDELLEAVRAQYARTLASRTYLTGGMGSHHQDEAFGDDYELPPDRAYCETCAGVASVMVSWRLLLATGDASWGDVVERTLYNVVATSPRADGKAFFYTNPLQKRVPGEAASDDEVSARALSRLRAPWFEVSCCPTNVARTLAALGGYVAAVSDDTLHLLQHASARIATRLGDGRAVGVEVVTGYPVDGEVVVRVTEAPEGPWTLALRVPAWAAGDALVDGAPAEVVDGVVRVQRELAAGDEVRLVLPVAPRVTVPDGRIDAVRGCVAVERGPVVLCAESVDLPGGAAVDTLRVDAGASAVADGDGARVRARLVPADEGGAADGAGAGAGWPYGAPGTGGAGEAVDVRLVPYHSWANRGPSTMRVWLPTA
- a CDS encoding MMPL family transporter, whose translation is MAGLLYRIGRFSARRAWAVVTAWALVLALSVGAYFAFGGTLTSAVTIPGTETEKVTEHLQEEFAAASGGSGTVVFHTGGDKAFTSEQQAAISTALADLTEIDGVKGVTDPFATTAQLTEQAAQLESGRTQIADAQAQLDAGQQQLDAATAQVDAGQQQIDAAQAQLDAQRAQAEAAGVLAAVEPQLQAGQAQIDAQQAQLDAGRAELEAQQQTITDGQAQIDAQTQQLEDGAALLDLSSEIRLVSEDASAAVGTIAFDAGQFEVAPETKEAVEDALADADLAGAHVEFSSDLTQAVPSVLGPGEVVGVVVAGIVLLVMLGSVVAAGLPILSALVGVGIGATAALAMSGAVEMLSVTPVLGIMLGLAVGIDYSLFILNRHRRQLRDGVEMEESIGLANGTAGNAVVFAGATVLVALLALNVTGIPFLGLMGTVGALCILIAILMAITLTPALLSRIGLKVLPKKQRATVGHEEPEPVPSTPMRTSRAVLTLVVGLVALLVVAIPALSMRLGLPGGAAEAEDSTQYQAYTITAEKFGAGVNGPLLVVTDLPSAVSEDELVGEQVRIGQALAANDDVVAVAPIGSNEARTVLAFQVVPAEGPDSESTEQLVRDLRDSSPLDGDVRLGVAGTTSAQIDVSEKLANVLPGYLAIVVGLSLIILIIVFRSIFVPVTATLGFVLSLFAAFGGVVAIYQWGWLGSVFGVHDPAPVLSFLPIIVTGILFGLAMDYQLFLVSGMREAYAHGVDPRVAVRRGVHAGRVVVTAAAIIMTSVFAGFIFAESSIIRPLGFGLAFGVLLDAFVVRMLLIPAVMHLAGTWAWWIPKWLDRILPDVDVEGASLERSHPHPTHRTVPSEPAPGAPAGEAEREPDRA
- a CDS encoding TetR/AcrR family transcriptional regulator — its product is MTDGPTTDRRAVLKARSRRAILDAADALLVERGAPTFGVDELAERADVARRTVFNHFGSLEDVVLTVCTERLGQVIADVQEAASRTPVGDGSRAAMFDELAQTLRGADLPDAITYLAGALGPLAEGEDPRAMMLAQEAFARVADHLSAELVRRYPRAEPLDVRLLVSSLVHGVAVIAMHWCQTTDPAAPDARAAWDALVDRLIHSVRAGYMPEH